One Synechococcus sp. JA-2-3B'a(2-13) genomic window carries:
- a CDS encoding YbaB/EbfC family nucleoid-associated protein, translated as MTRGFGPFGKIQEALKKAQEVRDGAQRLQKELEEMEIVGEAGNGLVKVTVNGNQEPLKVSLDPQVLQESVDVVEDLLLTAMVNAYTQSAETMRKRMEELTGNISLPGLGLG; from the coding sequence ATGACTCGAGGCTTTGGCCCCTTCGGCAAAATCCAAGAAGCGCTCAAGAAAGCCCAAGAGGTGCGCGATGGCGCTCAAAGGCTGCAAAAAGAGCTGGAAGAGATGGAGATCGTCGGCGAAGCCGGCAATGGGCTGGTGAAAGTGACGGTAAACGGCAACCAAGAACCCCTTAAGGTCTCTCTGGATCCCCAAGTGCTCCAGGAGTCGGTGGATGTGGTAGAAGACTTGCTCCTGACGGCGATGGTGAACGCCTACACCCAATCTGCTGAGACGATGCGCAAACGCATGGAAGAGCTGACCGGAAACATCAGTCTGCCGGGGTTGGGACTGGGTTGA
- the rplS gene encoding 50S ribosomal protein L19 — MNAEEIIRSIEAAQMKPDLPEIRVGDQVRVGVRIQEGGKERVQAFEGTVIAMRHSGINRTITVRKVFQGIGVERVFLIHSPRIESIQVLRRGKVRRAKLFYLRDRVGKATRIKAKAESPDS; from the coding sequence ATCAACGCTGAGGAGATCATCCGCTCCATTGAAGCTGCCCAGATGAAGCCGGATCTGCCGGAGATTCGGGTTGGGGATCAGGTACGGGTGGGAGTTCGCATTCAAGAGGGGGGCAAGGAGCGGGTACAAGCCTTTGAGGGCACGGTCATTGCCATGCGCCACTCCGGCATTAACCGCACCATCACGGTGCGCAAGGTTTTCCAGGGAATCGGCGTGGAGCGGGTTTTCCTCATTCACTCCCCGCGCATCGAGTCGATTCAGGTGCTGCGGCGGGGTAAAGTGCGTCGGGCCAAGCTGTTCTATTTGCGGGATCGGGTGGGCAAAGCCACTCGCATCAAGGCTAAGGCAGAGAGCCCAGATAGTTGA
- a CDS encoding efflux RND transporter periplasmic adaptor subunit, with amino-acid sequence MILHTDEPKTGSLSTPRPADQPLPQSKPRPKRFPFGWMLLGLLLAGLGGSGLLIQRQLQQQRAERLERLTVPVQVVDLTQRLRVSGQVQPLRQVNVSPRESGRLAELLVDQGDEVVAGQLLARMDYGDLASGIRQAQARIQELQARLAEQQAGERPQVIAAAQARVDAARSQVDLAQRELERIQALVQAGVVARSELDQRSARLEQAQADLRAAQQELERLQLGSRPETLQQIQAQIAQAQAELAQRQSRLADTEVRAPFSGVVVQRFAEVGSFVAPTTAASDATAASSSSILALAQGIEVRAEVPEAQIAQVRVGQPVEIRSLAYPDRLVQGRVKRIAPATVVVREVTVFRVFVEPEPGADFLRTGMTVSVDFIGDPQPQALTVPSVAILREESQEGVLLLDPQTRRPVYRRVETGITQGGVTQILSGLQAGDRVFTALPPGVNLETLIKRAEQQP; translated from the coding sequence GTGATCCTGCACACCGATGAGCCCAAGACGGGATCCCTGTCTACTCCCAGGCCTGCAGATCAGCCTCTGCCCCAGAGCAAACCCCGCCCCAAGAGATTTCCCTTCGGTTGGATGCTCTTGGGCTTGCTGTTGGCCGGCCTAGGGGGCAGCGGTCTCCTGATCCAGCGTCAGCTGCAGCAGCAGAGGGCAGAACGGCTGGAAAGATTGACGGTACCGGTTCAAGTGGTGGATCTGACCCAACGCCTGCGGGTGAGCGGCCAGGTGCAGCCGCTCCGCCAGGTGAATGTCAGCCCTCGCGAGTCGGGTCGCCTGGCGGAACTGTTGGTGGATCAGGGAGATGAAGTGGTGGCAGGGCAGTTATTGGCCCGGATGGACTACGGCGATCTCGCCAGTGGCATTCGCCAAGCCCAAGCCCGCATTCAAGAGCTGCAAGCCCGTCTAGCGGAGCAACAGGCCGGAGAGCGCCCCCAGGTGATCGCGGCGGCCCAGGCCAGGGTGGATGCTGCCCGGTCGCAGGTGGACTTGGCTCAGAGGGAGTTAGAGCGCATCCAGGCCCTGGTGCAGGCGGGGGTGGTAGCCCGCAGCGAGCTGGATCAACGCTCGGCCCGCCTGGAACAAGCGCAAGCGGATTTGCGAGCTGCTCAACAGGAGTTGGAGCGATTGCAACTGGGGAGCCGCCCGGAAACCCTACAGCAAATTCAAGCCCAAATTGCCCAGGCACAAGCCGAGCTGGCCCAACGGCAATCCCGGTTGGCTGACACCGAAGTCCGCGCCCCCTTTTCCGGTGTGGTGGTGCAGCGCTTTGCCGAGGTGGGATCCTTTGTAGCTCCCACAACAGCAGCTTCCGATGCCACCGCAGCTTCTTCCAGTTCCATTTTGGCGCTGGCTCAGGGAATTGAGGTGCGGGCAGAAGTGCCAGAAGCCCAGATTGCCCAGGTGCGGGTGGGTCAGCCGGTGGAGATCCGCTCCCTGGCCTACCCCGACCGCCTGGTGCAGGGGCGGGTGAAGCGGATTGCACCCGCTACGGTGGTGGTGCGAGAGGTAACCGTCTTTCGGGTCTTCGTTGAACCGGAGCCTGGGGCCGACTTTTTGCGCACCGGCATGACTGTTTCGGTGGATTTCATTGGGGATCCCCAGCCTCAGGCTCTGACGGTGCCCTCAGTGGCTATCCTCCGGGAGGAAAGCCAGGAAGGCGTGCTCCTGCTGGATCCCCAAACCCGGCGACCTGTCTATCGCCGCGTGGAAACGGGCATCACTCAGGGTGGAGTTACCCAGATCCTCTCCGGTCTGCAGGCAGGGGATCGGGTCTTTACTGCCCTGCCTCCTGGGGTGAACCTAGAGACTTTGATTAAAAGAGCGGAGCAACAGCCATGA
- a CDS encoding UbiD family decarboxylase, with translation MPRDLRRFVALLESRGQLRRISAEVDPDLEIAEIADRLLACGGPALLFERVKGSRMPLLINVLGTVERICWAMGMEQPQELETLGKKLALLYQPRPPKTFAQAVELGQALFSVLKAKPSRDLLPPCQQVVLRGEEVDLTQLPLLRVYPGDAGRVLTLGLMVTKDPENGIPNVGVYRLQLQSRNTMTVQWLSVRGATRHLRKAAALGQKLEVAVAVGVDPVVILAAATPLPVDLSEWLFAGLYAGEGLHLAQCKTVDLQVPAHAEIVLEGSITPGEVAPDGPAGDHIGYYGPRNEQAPLIRFHCLTHRRDPIYLTTFSGKPPKENDMMALALNRIYTPILRQQVPEIVDFFLPMEALGYKAAILSIDKAYPGQARRAALAFWSALPQFSYTKFVIVVDKDINVRDPRQVLWCLCSRVDPQRDVFILADNPFDTLDFATEKRGLGGKMGIDATTKIPPETDAPWREPLAPDPEVARLVDRRWAEYGLADLNWQPADPRLFGYDL, from the coding sequence ATGCCCAGAGATCTGCGTCGTTTTGTTGCTCTGCTGGAATCCCGTGGCCAGCTCCGCCGCATTTCCGCGGAAGTGGATCCGGATCTGGAAATTGCCGAGATCGCCGATCGCCTCTTGGCCTGCGGGGGGCCGGCGCTGCTGTTTGAGCGGGTGAAGGGATCCCGTATGCCGCTGTTGATCAATGTTTTGGGCACGGTGGAGCGCATCTGCTGGGCGATGGGGATGGAGCAGCCGCAGGAGCTGGAGACCTTGGGGAAAAAATTGGCCTTGCTCTACCAGCCACGGCCCCCCAAAACCTTTGCCCAGGCGGTGGAGTTGGGACAAGCTCTGTTTAGCGTACTCAAAGCTAAACCCAGCCGGGATCTGCTTCCTCCCTGTCAGCAGGTGGTGCTGCGGGGAGAGGAAGTGGATCTCACCCAATTGCCCCTGTTGCGGGTCTATCCCGGCGATGCCGGACGGGTGCTGACCTTGGGCCTGATGGTCACCAAAGACCCGGAAAATGGGATCCCCAACGTGGGGGTGTACCGCCTGCAGTTGCAAAGCCGCAACACCATGACGGTGCAATGGCTGTCGGTGCGGGGGGCGACTCGGCATCTGCGCAAAGCGGCGGCCCTGGGCCAAAAGTTGGAGGTGGCGGTGGCGGTGGGGGTGGATCCGGTGGTGATTCTGGCGGCGGCCACACCCCTGCCGGTGGATCTGTCGGAGTGGCTGTTTGCCGGTCTCTATGCCGGAGAAGGGTTGCACCTGGCCCAGTGCAAAACGGTGGATCTGCAGGTGCCGGCCCATGCTGAGATCGTTCTGGAAGGCAGCATCACCCCTGGGGAAGTGGCCCCCGATGGGCCTGCCGGAGATCACATCGGCTACTACGGCCCCCGCAACGAGCAGGCTCCTCTGATTCGCTTCCACTGCCTGACCCACCGCCGGGATCCCATCTATCTCACCACCTTCAGCGGCAAGCCCCCCAAAGAAAACGACATGATGGCGCTGGCCCTGAACCGCATCTACACCCCCATCCTCAGGCAGCAGGTGCCGGAGATTGTAGATTTCTTTTTGCCGATGGAGGCGCTGGGCTACAAAGCAGCCATCCTCTCCATCGACAAGGCCTACCCTGGCCAGGCGCGGCGGGCGGCTTTGGCTTTTTGGAGCGCCCTGCCCCAATTTAGCTACACCAAGTTTGTGATCGTGGTGGACAAGGATATCAATGTGCGGGATCCACGGCAGGTGCTCTGGTGTCTGTGTTCGCGGGTGGATCCGCAGCGGGATGTGTTTATTCTGGCGGACAACCCCTTTGACACCTTGGACTTTGCCACCGAAAAACGGGGTCTGGGGGGCAAGATGGGCATTGATGCCACCACCAAAATTCCCCCAGAAACCGATGCTCCCTGGCGGGAGCCCCTTGCTCCAGATCCGGAGGTGGCCCGCTTGGTGGATCGCCGCTGGGCAGAATATGGCCTGGCGGATCTCAATTGGCAGCCGGCGGATCCCCGCCTGTTTGGATACGATCTCTAG
- a CDS encoding tetratricopeptide repeat protein yields the protein MKSVSVPNLLPALLLGLLFWLGIPIWPGSGVVATAASNRVDHEIDRLFEEAFAATQRGDFARAEALWTQLLQIQPDNPALWSNRGNARVSQHQLQAALEDYAEAIRLAPEAPDPYLNRGTALEGLGRWQEAIADYERVLQLDPNDAAAYNNRGNAEAGLGQWQQALADYRRATELAPDYAFAQANYALSLYQVGETEAALRLMRALVRKYPKFPDMRAALSAILWAQGRQGEAESHWVAVQGLDPRYADLEWVKTVRRWPPAMVAALERFLSLK from the coding sequence ATGAAGTCCGTCAGTGTACCCAACCTACTCCCTGCGCTGCTGCTGGGGCTGCTGTTTTGGCTAGGGATCCCTATCTGGCCTGGATCGGGTGTGGTGGCAACGGCAGCGAGCAACAGGGTAGATCACGAGATCGATCGACTGTTTGAGGAGGCCTTTGCGGCTACTCAGAGGGGAGATTTTGCCCGGGCGGAAGCCCTGTGGACTCAACTGTTGCAGATCCAGCCTGATAATCCAGCCCTGTGGAGCAACCGGGGCAATGCCCGTGTCAGCCAGCACCAACTGCAGGCAGCTCTGGAGGATTACGCTGAGGCCATTCGTTTGGCCCCTGAGGCGCCGGATCCCTATCTAAATCGAGGAACTGCTCTGGAGGGGCTGGGGCGGTGGCAGGAGGCGATTGCAGACTACGAACGAGTGTTGCAGTTGGATCCCAACGATGCGGCGGCCTACAACAACCGCGGCAATGCGGAAGCAGGGCTGGGCCAATGGCAACAGGCTTTGGCCGACTACCGCCGCGCCACAGAATTGGCTCCCGACTACGCCTTCGCTCAGGCCAACTATGCTCTGAGCCTCTACCAGGTGGGTGAAACAGAAGCTGCCCTGCGCTTGATGCGGGCTCTGGTGCGCAAGTACCCGAAGTTTCCAGATATGCGGGCTGCTCTCAGCGCCATTCTTTGGGCGCAGGGTCGCCAGGGAGAGGCTGAAAGTCACTGGGTGGCTGTGCAAGGACTGGATCCCCGCTACGCCGACCTGGAATGGGTGAAAACCGTCCGCCGTTGGCCACCGGCAATGGTGGCAGCTCTGGAGCGTTTCCTTTCTCTCAAGTAG
- the pgl gene encoding 6-phosphogluconolactonase has protein sequence MQGFQLEIFPEGPVLIQRAIEIWQARSAAAIRERGRFTVALAGGSTPKKLYAALAQTPGIPWQQTWLFWGDERYVPPDHPESNYRMVRETLLQQIGIPAAQVFPMPTQAGDPLRDAAEYEATLRQIFGAECPSLDLVWLGVGEDGHTASLFPDTAALQVQHRWVTVGQKGQEPRLTLTYPVLNQAAQVVFLVTGANKAPIVKEALTTEAHLPCQRVNPRGRLLWLLDAAAAAQLPLPCVPLLS, from the coding sequence ATGCAGGGATTCCAGTTGGAGATCTTTCCGGAGGGCCCCGTCTTAATCCAACGGGCCATCGAGATTTGGCAAGCTCGGTCAGCCGCTGCCATTCGCGAGCGGGGACGCTTTACGGTGGCCTTGGCGGGAGGGAGCACCCCCAAGAAGCTGTATGCTGCCCTGGCCCAAACCCCAGGGATCCCTTGGCAACAAACCTGGCTGTTCTGGGGGGATGAGCGCTATGTTCCCCCGGATCACCCTGAAAGCAACTACCGCATGGTACGAGAAACCCTGCTGCAGCAGATCGGGATCCCGGCAGCTCAAGTTTTCCCCATGCCTACCCAAGCGGGGGATCCCCTTCGCGATGCTGCCGAATACGAGGCCACCCTACGGCAGATTTTCGGTGCAGAGTGCCCTTCTCTCGACCTGGTATGGCTGGGGGTGGGGGAAGACGGCCACACAGCTTCTCTATTTCCCGACACCGCCGCTCTGCAGGTGCAGCACCGCTGGGTGACGGTGGGGCAAAAAGGGCAGGAGCCGCGTCTAACCTTGACCTATCCTGTTCTGAACCAAGCAGCCCAGGTGGTGTTCCTGGTAACCGGAGCGAACAAAGCCCCCATCGTGAAAGAGGCGCTGACCACCGAGGCCCACCTACCCTGCCAGCGCGTAAACCCCAGAGGACGGCTGCTGTGGTTGCTGGATGCGGCGGCAGCAGCTCAACTGCCCCTGCCCTGTGTCCCGCTGCTCAGCTAA
- the frr gene encoding ribosome recycling factor has protein sequence MELAEIEELMNKAVQATQRSFNTVRTGRANSSLLDRIQVEYYGVPTPLKALASLTTPDSSTLLIQPFDPSTLAAIERAIVASDLGLTPSNDGKVVRLTIPPLTEERRKELSKQVAKLAEEGRVSIRNIRRDGIDSVRKREKNGELSEDESKSLQDDIQKLTDRYIKKIDELLAEKEKELTTL, from the coding sequence GTGGAGCTAGCTGAGATTGAGGAGTTGATGAACAAAGCTGTGCAAGCCACACAGCGCTCCTTTAATACGGTGCGCACCGGGCGGGCCAATTCCAGCCTGCTGGATCGCATTCAGGTGGAGTACTACGGCGTGCCCACTCCCCTCAAGGCCCTGGCCAGCCTCACCACGCCAGACTCCAGCACTCTCTTGATCCAGCCTTTTGATCCCTCGACCTTGGCGGCCATTGAGCGGGCCATTGTTGCCTCTGACCTAGGTCTAACCCCCAGCAACGACGGCAAGGTGGTGCGGCTCACCATTCCCCCCCTGACGGAAGAGCGCCGCAAAGAGCTGAGCAAACAGGTGGCCAAGCTAGCCGAAGAGGGGCGAGTCTCAATCCGCAACATCCGGCGGGATGGCATCGACTCGGTGCGCAAGCGGGAGAAAAACGGCGAGCTGTCTGAAGATGAGTCCAAAAGCTTGCAGGATGACATCCAGAAGCTGACCGACCGCTATATCAAAAAGATCGATGAGCTGCTGGCAGAAAAAGAAAAGGAGCTGACGACGCTGTAA
- a CDS encoding carbohydrate ABC transporter permease — translation MAQLLQDPRSQVAQPNSTWVEPSPWRWRRWIPERWYVHLGLVLACLVLGFPVLYALIVSTQNNAEVFRYQLTFGSSFAFNWHQVMVARHLGHYMVNSTIVAVAITVGKTVLSLLAGLAFVYFRFPGKGLAFGFVLITLMMPTEILIIALLRLVTNLGWGSTYYALIVPFLASATATFLFRQHFSNIPRELAEAAQLDGANPLQFLTQVLIPLSWNAIGAQAVIHFVYAWNMYLWPRLIVQGRERQVVQVGLQSLLNLDSSASYGPMMLGAIIASIPPLLVFIALQKPFMSGLALNRDK, via the coding sequence ATGGCCCAACTGTTGCAGGATCCCCGATCTCAAGTAGCCCAGCCCAATTCAACTTGGGTAGAGCCTTCTCCCTGGCGTTGGCGGCGCTGGATCCCGGAGCGTTGGTATGTGCATTTGGGCCTGGTGCTGGCCTGCTTGGTTCTGGGATTTCCGGTGTTGTATGCCCTGATCGTGAGCACCCAGAACAATGCCGAGGTGTTCCGCTATCAATTGACCTTTGGCTCCTCTTTTGCCTTCAACTGGCATCAGGTGATGGTGGCGCGGCACTTGGGCCACTACATGGTCAACAGCACCATCGTGGCGGTGGCGATCACCGTGGGCAAGACGGTTTTGTCGCTGCTAGCCGGGCTGGCCTTTGTGTACTTCCGCTTTCCCGGCAAAGGGCTGGCCTTTGGCTTTGTGCTGATCACGCTGATGATGCCCACAGAAATCTTGATCATTGCCCTGCTGCGGTTGGTCACCAACTTGGGCTGGGGATCCACCTACTACGCTTTAATCGTGCCCTTTCTGGCCAGCGCCACGGCCACGTTTTTGTTTCGCCAGCATTTTTCCAACATTCCCCGCGAGCTGGCGGAGGCGGCCCAACTGGACGGGGCCAACCCGCTGCAATTTCTCACCCAGGTGCTGATCCCCTTGAGCTGGAACGCCATCGGGGCGCAGGCGGTGATTCACTTCGTTTACGCTTGGAATATGTACCTGTGGCCCCGCTTGATCGTGCAAGGCCGAGAGCGACAAGTGGTGCAGGTGGGGCTGCAATCCCTGCTTAATCTGGATAGCTCGGCCTCCTATGGCCCCATGATGCTGGGAGCGATCATCGCCAGTATCCCGCCGCTGCTGGTGTTTATTGCGCTGCAGAAGCCCTTCATGAGCGGGTTAGCCCTCAATCGCGACAAGTAA
- a CDS encoding phosphoribulokinase: MASSPDRVVMIGVAGDSGCGKSTFLRRLGDLFGRDLITTICLDDYHSLDRYQRKEKGITALDPRANNFDLMYEQAKALKNGQSVMKPIYNHETGMIDPPELVEPNRIIVLEGLHPMYDERVRELLDFKVYLDLAPEIKIAWKVKRDMAERGHTYEDVLRSIEARRPDFEAYVDVQKQYADAVIEVLPTQLLPELDPEHKVLRVRLIQREGVKYFDHVYLFDEGSTIDWIPCGKKLTCSYPGIRLHYGPSTYFEHPVSILEIDGTFDKLEEVIYIENHLSNLSTRYYGELTELLRKHPEYPGSRNGSGLIQIIVGLKLRALYEQIRAEAKELAVAS, from the coding sequence ATGGCAAGCAGTCCTGATCGTGTTGTGATGATTGGTGTCGCCGGAGATTCTGGCTGTGGCAAGTCCACCTTTTTACGCCGGCTGGGGGATCTATTTGGCCGGGATCTGATTACCACCATCTGTCTGGATGACTATCACTCCTTGGATCGCTACCAGCGCAAAGAGAAGGGCATCACGGCGCTGGATCCCCGCGCCAACAACTTCGACCTGATGTACGAGCAGGCCAAGGCGCTCAAGAACGGCCAAAGCGTGATGAAGCCCATCTACAACCACGAGACGGGGATGATTGACCCGCCGGAGCTGGTGGAGCCCAACCGCATCATCGTCCTAGAGGGGCTGCATCCCATGTATGACGAGCGGGTGCGCGAGCTGCTGGACTTTAAGGTGTACTTGGATCTGGCGCCGGAGATCAAGATTGCTTGGAAGGTGAAGCGGGACATGGCCGAGCGGGGCCACACCTACGAAGATGTGTTGCGCTCAATCGAGGCTCGCCGCCCGGACTTTGAAGCCTATGTCGATGTGCAGAAGCAGTACGCCGATGCCGTCATTGAGGTTTTGCCTACCCAGTTGTTGCCGGAGCTGGATCCAGAGCACAAAGTACTGCGGGTGCGGCTGATCCAGCGGGAAGGGGTGAAGTACTTCGACCATGTCTATCTCTTTGACGAAGGCTCCACCATTGATTGGATCCCCTGCGGCAAAAAGCTGACTTGTTCCTATCCAGGGATCCGCCTCCACTATGGCCCTTCCACCTACTTCGAGCACCCGGTTTCGATTCTGGAGATCGACGGCACCTTCGACAAGCTGGAAGAGGTCATCTACATCGAGAACCACCTGAGCAACTTGTCCACCCGCTACTATGGCGAGCTGACGGAACTGTTGCGCAAGCACCCGGAATACCCGGGATCCCGCAATGGCTCTGGTCTGATTCAGATCATCGTGGGCCTGAAGCTGCGCGCCCTCTACGAGCAAATTCGGGCAGAAGCCAAAGAGCTGGCGGTGGCTTCCTAG
- the recR gene encoding recombination mediator RecR, giving the protein MYTRPLARLIEELQRLPGIGSKTAQRLALHLINRPAGEIEALAKALLEAKQTVRHCSICFNWSAEDPCEICRSPQRDPSLWCVVADVKDLIAMERTREFKGLYHVLGGLISPMNGIGVDQLHIRELVARVAREKPQELIFAISPSVEGEVTMHVVKDYLKPVAPTLRMTRLAFGLPMGSELEYADEVTLARALEARQEL; this is encoded by the coding sequence ATGTACACTCGCCCCTTGGCTCGCCTCATCGAAGAGCTGCAACGGCTGCCCGGCATTGGCTCCAAAACCGCTCAGCGCCTAGCTCTCCACTTGATCAACCGGCCTGCCGGCGAGATCGAGGCCCTGGCCAAAGCCCTGCTGGAAGCCAAGCAAACCGTTCGGCACTGTTCCATCTGCTTCAACTGGTCGGCGGAGGATCCCTGTGAGATTTGCCGTTCGCCGCAGCGGGATCCCTCGCTGTGGTGCGTGGTGGCCGATGTCAAAGATTTGATTGCGATGGAACGCACCCGCGAGTTCAAGGGGCTTTACCACGTTTTGGGTGGCCTCATCTCCCCCATGAACGGGATCGGGGTCGATCAACTGCACATCCGCGAGCTGGTGGCTCGGGTGGCACGGGAAAAACCGCAGGAGCTGATCTTTGCCATCAGCCCCAGCGTAGAGGGGGAAGTAACCATGCACGTGGTCAAGGATTACCTGAAGCCGGTTGCCCCCACCTTGCGCATGACCCGCCTGGCCTTCGGCCTGCCCATGGGATCCGAGCTGGAATATGCCGACGAGGTTACCCTGGCCCGTGCCTTGGAAGCGCGGCAGGAGTTGTGA
- a CDS encoding ABC transporter permease has product MSLATAAKMAWQMVRRHRLRTGLSMLGILIGNAAVVAIAGFGYAAQEMAVDQFRSLGTNLLIVFSANLGLVDAGNIRPLTLEDVRAIAAEVPAVSAAVPSLGTNVRAVRGGVDRRYEATGTWPEYLSVLNLEIEAGRFLLPSDIEEQRPVVVLGSDAASQLFGLDPAAAIGETVLLNNLPFEVIGTLRSKPTVFGNSDAGVFLPVDVVANQLVGRRSPYGTELTAIFVSARSEADLPAAEFQIRNLLRQRHQLVGEDDFIIRNQKVLLDGSARILSLLRVLLTGTAALSLLVGGVGIMNVMLISVAERTHEIGLRKAIGADSRQILQQFAAEAIFIAVTGGVLGILLSSGLLVAVQVFTPLATQVDGVAVGVAFSLSTGIGLVFGIFPARKAAQLDPIEALRA; this is encoded by the coding sequence ATGAGCCTGGCAACGGCGGCCAAAATGGCCTGGCAAATGGTGCGACGACATCGCCTGCGCACCGGGCTGAGCATGCTCGGGATCCTCATCGGCAATGCGGCGGTGGTGGCCATTGCCGGATTTGGCTATGCTGCCCAAGAGATGGCGGTGGATCAATTTCGCTCTCTGGGCACCAACTTGCTGATCGTCTTTTCGGCCAACTTGGGCCTGGTCGATGCCGGCAACATCCGCCCCCTCACTTTGGAGGATGTGCGAGCCATTGCTGCGGAAGTGCCTGCCGTGTCAGCAGCCGTCCCCAGCCTGGGCACCAATGTGCGCGCGGTGCGAGGTGGAGTGGATCGCCGCTACGAGGCCACCGGCACTTGGCCGGAGTATTTGTCGGTGTTGAACTTAGAGATCGAGGCAGGCCGCTTCCTCTTGCCCTCGGATATCGAGGAACAGCGCCCGGTGGTGGTGCTGGGCAGCGATGCCGCCAGCCAGTTGTTCGGCCTGGATCCCGCCGCTGCCATTGGGGAGACCGTCCTGCTGAACAACTTGCCCTTCGAGGTAATCGGCACTTTGCGCTCGAAGCCGACGGTGTTTGGCAACAGCGATGCCGGAGTGTTTCTGCCGGTGGATGTGGTGGCCAATCAGTTGGTCGGGCGGCGTTCCCCCTACGGCACAGAGCTGACGGCGATTTTCGTCTCGGCCCGCTCTGAAGCCGATCTGCCTGCTGCCGAGTTCCAAATCCGCAACCTGCTGCGCCAGCGGCACCAATTGGTGGGAGAAGATGACTTCATCATCCGCAACCAGAAAGTGCTCCTGGATGGGTCGGCCAGGATTTTGAGCCTGTTGCGGGTGCTGCTGACGGGCACGGCGGCCCTCTCCCTGCTGGTGGGAGGGGTGGGGATCATGAATGTGATGCTTATCTCAGTTGCGGAACGCACCCATGAAATCGGGCTGCGCAAGGCGATTGGGGCGGATAGCCGGCAGATTTTGCAGCAGTTTGCCGCCGAAGCGATTTTCATTGCCGTGACCGGGGGGGTGCTCGGGATCCTCCTCAGCAGCGGCCTGCTGGTGGCGGTGCAGGTGTTCACCCCCTTGGCCACCCAAGTCGATGGGGTGGCAGTGGGAGTGGCGTTCTCCCTGTCCACTGGGATTGGGCTAGTCTTTGGCATTTTCCCGGCCCGCAAAGCGGCGCAACTGGATCCCATTGAGGCCCTGCGGGCCTAG